From one Bacteroides fragilis NCTC 9343 genomic stretch:
- the hutH gene encoding histidine ammonia-lyase — protein sequence MNNVYYVGSGELTFSIIERIINENLKLELAPEAEQRIRKCRDYLDRKIAASTEPLYGITTGFGSLCSKNISSDELNTLQENLVKSHACSVGEELRPVIIKLMLLLKAHALSLGHSGVQVITVQRILDFFNNDVMPIVYDRGSLGASGDLAPLANLFLPLIGVGDVYYKGKKREAISVLDEFGWEPVRLMSKEGLALLNGTQFMSANGVFALLKARRLSKKADMIAALSLEAFDGRIDPFMECIQQIRPHPGQIETGEIFRRLLHGSELIARTKEHVQDPYSFRCIPQVHGATKDAIRYVSSVLLTEINSVTDNPTIFPDEDQIISGGNFHGQPLALSFDFLAIAMAELGNISERRVAQLIMGLRGLPEFLVANPGLNSGFMIPQYAAASMVSQNKMYCYAASSDSIVSSNGQEDHVSMGANAATKLFRIMDNLEHILAIELMNAAQGIEFRRPAKTSPILERYLAAYRKEVPFVKDDIVMYKEIHKTVAFLNRTRSEY from the coding sequence ATGAACAATGTTTATTATGTAGGCTCCGGTGAACTGACTTTCAGTATCATCGAACGCATCATTAACGAAAACCTGAAACTTGAACTGGCTCCCGAAGCCGAACAGCGCATCCGGAAATGCCGTGATTATCTCGACCGGAAAATTGCGGCTTCCACCGAGCCGCTGTATGGCATCACTACCGGTTTCGGTTCGTTGTGCAGTAAAAACATATCGTCCGATGAACTCAACACCTTGCAAGAGAATCTTGTGAAAAGCCATGCGTGCAGTGTGGGTGAGGAGTTACGCCCGGTCATTATCAAGCTGATGCTGTTGCTTAAAGCCCATGCTCTTTCCCTGGGTCACAGCGGGGTACAGGTCATCACCGTACAGCGCATTCTCGACTTTTTCAATAACGACGTAATGCCTATTGTCTACGATCGCGGATCCTTGGGGGCTTCGGGTGATCTGGCGCCGTTGGCCAACCTCTTTTTGCCTTTGATTGGAGTTGGCGATGTTTATTATAAAGGTAAAAAGCGGGAAGCCATCAGTGTGCTCGACGAGTTTGGTTGGGAGCCTGTGAGATTGATGAGTAAGGAGGGACTTGCTTTGCTGAATGGTACCCAGTTCATGAGTGCCAACGGAGTTTTTGCATTGCTCAAAGCCCGGAGGCTTTCAAAGAAGGCAGATATGATTGCTGCCCTTTCACTTGAAGCGTTCGATGGGCGCATCGATCCTTTTATGGAGTGTATTCAGCAGATTCGTCCCCATCCTGGTCAGATTGAGACGGGAGAGATATTTCGTCGCCTGCTGCATGGAAGTGAGCTGATAGCCCGTACCAAAGAACATGTACAGGACCCTTACTCTTTTCGTTGTATTCCTCAGGTGCATGGGGCAACGAAAGATGCCATCCGGTACGTCTCTTCTGTTTTGTTGACTGAGATAAATTCAGTGACGGACAATCCGACCATTTTCCCGGATGAAGATCAGATCATATCCGGCGGCAACTTTCACGGACAACCGCTGGCCCTCTCTTTCGATTTTCTTGCCATCGCAATGGCCGAACTGGGCAACATTTCCGAGCGGCGTGTAGCCCAGTTAATTATGGGGTTGCGTGGTCTTCCAGAATTTTTGGTCGCCAATCCGGGACTTAATTCCGGTTTTATGATTCCTCAGTACGCTGCTGCCTCTATGGTCAGCCAGAATAAGATGTACTGCTATGCGGCCTCGAGTGATTCAATAGTCTCTTCCAACGGTCAGGAAGATCATGTTAGCATGGGAGCCAATGCCGCTACCAAACTTTTCCGGATCATGGATAATCTGGAGCACATCCTTGCCATCGAGTTGATGAATGCTGCGCAGGGAATTGAGTTTCGTCGTCCGGCAAAAACTTCTCCCATCCTTGAGCGCTATCTGGCTGCATATCGTAAAGAGGTTCCGTTTGTAAAGGATGATATCGTGATGTACAAAGAAATTCATAAAACGGTAGCTTTTCTCAATCGGACCAGATCCGAGTATTAG
- a CDS encoding urocanate hydratase, translating to MKMTLSNQLPEYPVFAEGIRRAPDRGYTLSPAQTVTALKNALRYIPVELHRKLAPEFLEELRTRGRIYGYRFRPAGDLKAKPVDEYQGNCIEGKAFQVMIDNNLCFDIALYPYELVTYGETGQVCQNWMQYRLIKQYLELLTREQTLVIESGHPLGLFHSRPDAPRVIITNSMMVGMFDNQHDWHEAAQMGVANYGQMTAGGWMYIGPQGIVHGTFNTLLNAGRLKLGIPQDKNLSGHLFVSSGLGGMSGAQPKAAEIAGAASIIAEVDRSRIETRYKQGWVEHVTTDLHTAFRMALSAAERHESCSVAYHGNVVDLLEYAVQEDIPIELLSDQTSCHAVYEGGYCPAGVTFEERTRLLHESPEAFRQLVDESLHRHFAVIKKLVSRGTYFFDYGNSFMKAVYDAGVKEISRNGTDEKDGFIWPSYVEDIMGPELFDYGYGPFRWVCLSGNPEDLARTDRAAMECIDVKRRGQDLDNYNWIRDAGKNRLVVGTQARILYQDAVGRLKIALRFNQMVRDGEVGPIMLGRDHHDVSGTDSPFRETSNIKDGSNVMADMAVQCFAGNCARGMSLVALHNGGGVGIGKAINGGFGMVCDGSLRVDEILRSSMLWDVMGGVARRSWARNEHAMETSEAFNLSHGDAYHITLPYLADEELIKRIVAE from the coding sequence ATGAAAATGACTCTCAGCAATCAGTTACCTGAATATCCGGTATTCGCCGAAGGTATTCGCCGGGCGCCCGACCGTGGATATACCCTTTCGCCGGCACAGACCGTCACGGCCTTAAAAAATGCATTGCGTTATATCCCTGTGGAACTGCACAGAAAACTGGCTCCTGAATTTCTGGAGGAGTTGCGGACCCGGGGACGAATCTATGGGTACCGTTTTCGTCCGGCAGGCGACCTCAAAGCCAAACCCGTCGACGAATATCAGGGGAACTGCATTGAAGGCAAGGCCTTTCAGGTGATGATCGACAATAATCTTTGTTTTGATATCGCTCTCTATCCTTATGAACTCGTCACTTATGGCGAGACCGGGCAGGTATGTCAGAACTGGATGCAATACCGGTTGATAAAACAATACCTCGAACTCCTGACGCGTGAACAGACGCTTGTTATCGAATCGGGACATCCGTTAGGGCTTTTCCATTCCCGTCCCGATGCCCCTCGGGTCATTATCACCAATTCAATGATGGTAGGCATGTTCGACAATCAGCATGACTGGCATGAGGCAGCCCAGATGGGAGTCGCCAACTATGGCCAGATGACAGCCGGCGGATGGATGTACATTGGTCCGCAGGGTATTGTGCATGGCACATTCAATACTCTGCTGAATGCCGGCCGGCTCAAGCTAGGCATCCCTCAAGATAAGAACTTGAGTGGACATTTGTTCGTTTCCTCCGGTTTGGGTGGTATGAGCGGTGCCCAACCCAAGGCGGCCGAAATAGCCGGTGCTGCTTCGATTATAGCCGAAGTGGACCGCTCGCGTATTGAAACTCGTTACAAGCAAGGGTGGGTGGAGCATGTCACGACTGATCTCCATACCGCTTTCCGGATGGCACTGAGCGCTGCTGAACGGCATGAATCCTGTTCGGTGGCCTATCATGGCAATGTAGTAGATCTGCTTGAATATGCCGTTCAGGAAGATATTCCTATTGAACTTTTATCCGATCAGACCTCCTGTCACGCTGTTTACGAAGGTGGGTATTGTCCTGCCGGAGTTACTTTCGAAGAACGTACCCGGTTGTTGCATGAATCTCCCGAAGCGTTTCGTCAGTTGGTAGACGAATCCCTCCATCGTCATTTTGCAGTGATCAAGAAACTTGTTTCCCGCGGAACTTATTTTTTCGATTACGGCAACTCGTTTATGAAAGCTGTCTATGATGCCGGAGTCAAAGAGATTTCACGAAACGGAACCGATGAAAAAGACGGCTTTATCTGGCCGAGTTATGTGGAAGATATTATGGGGCCGGAGCTTTTCGACTATGGTTACGGTCCATTCCGTTGGGTATGTCTCAGTGGTAACCCCGAAGATCTTGCCAGAACGGACCGTGCTGCGATGGAATGTATCGATGTGAAACGTCGCGGACAGGATCTGGACAATTATAACTGGATACGGGATGCCGGCAAGAACCGGTTGGTGGTGGGTACACAGGCCCGTATATTGTATCAGGATGCTGTCGGTCGTTTGAAGATAGCTCTCCGGTTTAACCAAATGGTGCGTGACGGAGAAGTCGGGCCTATTATGCTGGGACGCGATCATCACGATGTGAGTGGTACGGATTCACCCTTCCGTGAAACCTCTAATATCAAAGATGGCAGCAATGTAATGGCCGATATGGCCGTACAGTGTTTTGCCGGGAATTGTGCCCGGGGCATGAGCCTGGTAGCTTTGCACAACGGAGGCGGAGTTGGCATTGGCAAAGCTATCAACGGAGGTTTCGGTATGGTGTGTGACGGGAGCCTGAGAGTAGACGAAATCCTTCGTTCTTCTATGCTTTGGGATGTGATGGGGGGAGTGGCCCGCCGTTCGTGGGCCCGCAATGAACATGCGATGGAAACCAGCGAAGCGTTCAATCTGTCACATGGTGATGCCTACCACATCACGCTGCCTTATCTGGCAGATGAAGAGTTGATAAAGAGAATAGTTGCGGAATAA
- a CDS encoding efflux RND transporter periplasmic adaptor subunit, with amino-acid sequence MKRCFQLVALLAVVLLGSCTGGKDKSAAEKTEEKPKVKLADVTARPVEQIQEYTATVEAEVKNNIAPSSPVRIDKIFVEVGDHVSKGQKLVQMDAANLKQTKLQLDNQEVEFNRIDELYKVGGASKSEWDAAKMAYDVKKTAYQNLLENTSLLSPISGVVTARNYDSGDMYSGGNPVLTVEKITPVKLLINVSEVYFTKVKKGAPVNVKLDVYGDEAFEGKISLIYPTIDPSTRTFQVEIQLPNQNQKVRPGMFARASLNFGTEENVVVPDLAIVKQAGAGDRYVYVYKDGKVTYNKVELGRRMGTEYELKSGVPNNSQVVIAGQTRLINGTEVEVEK; translated from the coding sequence ATGAAAAGATGTTTCCAATTAGTAGCCCTGCTCGCCGTTGTGCTATTGGGCTCGTGCACTGGAGGAAAAGACAAAAGTGCTGCTGAAAAAACAGAGGAAAAGCCAAAAGTGAAATTGGCCGATGTGACAGCACGCCCGGTAGAACAGATACAGGAATACACGGCAACCGTAGAAGCTGAAGTGAAGAATAACATTGCTCCGTCATCACCGGTGCGTATTGATAAAATCTTTGTGGAAGTGGGCGATCATGTGTCCAAAGGCCAGAAACTAGTGCAGATGGATGCTGCCAACTTGAAACAGACTAAGCTGCAACTGGACAATCAGGAAGTGGAATTCAATCGTATCGATGAACTGTATAAGGTAGGTGGTGCTTCAAAATCGGAATGGGATGCTGCAAAGATGGCCTATGACGTGAAGAAAACTGCTTATCAGAACTTGTTGGAAAATACTTCTCTGCTGAGTCCTATCAGTGGGGTGGTAACTGCCCGCAATTACGATAGCGGCGATATGTATAGCGGTGGTAATCCGGTGCTGACCGTTGAAAAGATTACTCCGGTCAAACTTTTGATCAATGTATCCGAGGTTTACTTCACCAAGGTGAAGAAAGGTGCTCCCGTGAATGTGAAGCTCGATGTCTACGGTGATGAGGCTTTCGAAGGCAAGATCAGCTTGATTTATCCGACGATCGATCCGTCTACCCGTACATTCCAGGTGGAGATTCAATTGCCTAACCAGAATCAGAAAGTACGTCCGGGAATGTTTGCCCGTGCCAGCCTGAATTTTGGTACGGAAGAGAACGTCGTTGTTCCCGATTTGGCTATTGTGAAGCAAGCTGGTGCCGGCGACCGTTATGTGTATGTATACAAGGATGGAAAAGTGACATACAACAAAGTGGAACTGGGACGCCGCATGGGTACCGAGTATGAATTGAAATCCGGTGTACCCAATAATTCTCAGGTAGTCATTGCCGGTCAGACCCGATTGATCAACGGCACTGAGGTAGAGGTAGAAAAATAA
- a CDS encoding DUF6563 family protein — protein MKKLCFLLLMSWVVMDVTAQNVVYSNLKGLLACEGDTVASLKVEKRTKNHILMTGGADYKISAGPDDSMCKYLKSRCYAVQADTSLYVNCKRLRYKKFRFGGWYAPALRIGDHIYFSAIPLGSVAAGSDATMDVMLGGQFGDAIAASALISKRVYYEIDPETNKVGFVGKERMEELLGGHPDWKAAYLNENSESAKVTDKYLRLLKAEEK, from the coding sequence ATGAAGAAATTGTGTTTCCTGCTGTTGATGAGTTGGGTAGTGATGGATGTTACTGCGCAGAATGTCGTATATTCCAATCTGAAAGGGCTGCTCGCTTGTGAAGGAGATACGGTTGCCTCGCTGAAAGTGGAGAAACGTACAAAGAATCATATTCTGATGACCGGTGGTGCCGACTATAAGATCAGTGCTGGTCCGGATGATTCCATGTGCAAATACCTGAAGTCCCGCTGTTATGCCGTGCAGGCGGACACTTCCCTTTATGTGAATTGCAAGAGATTACGCTATAAGAAGTTTCGTTTCGGAGGTTGGTATGCTCCCGCCCTGCGCATTGGAGACCATATTTATTTTAGTGCCATTCCTTTAGGTTCCGTAGCTGCCGGCAGCGATGCCACGATGGATGTGATGCTGGGTGGTCAATTCGGCGATGCGATTGCTGCTTCCGCTTTAATATCCAAACGGGTATATTATGAAATAGATCCTGAAACCAATAAGGTAGGATTTGTCGGAAAAGAGCGGATGGAAGAACTGCTTGGGGGGCATCCTGATTGGAAAGCCGCCTATCTGAATGAAAATAGCGAGTCTGCCAAAGTTACCGACAAATATCTGCGACTGCTGAAGGCGGAAGAGAAGTAG
- the hutI gene encoding imidazolonepropionase, which yields MSENLIIFNAKVVTPLGFSARKGKEMAELRILEKATVEVVDGIITYVGPNRGEVRDGYYHHFWHYNARGKCLLPGFVDSHTHFVFGGERAEEFSWRLKGESYMSIMQRGGGIASTVQATRELSFIHLRSKAEGLLKKMTAMGITTVEGKSGYGLNRETELLQLKVMRSLNKDEGVRVDIVPTFLGAHALPDEYKERPDDYIDFLIRELLPVIQRDSLAEFCDVFCEEGVFSIEQSRRLLTAAGDYGLLPKLHADEIVPLGGAELAAELGAVSADHLLHASDAGIEAMARKGVVATLLPLTAFALKEPYARGRDMIDAGCAVALATDLNPGSCFSGSIPLTFALACIHMQLTVEEAITALTLNGAAALNRADSIGSIEVGKKGDFVVLDSDNYHILPYYVGMNCVNTTIKGGMLYPSV from the coding sequence ATGAGTGAGAACTTAATTATATTCAATGCCAAAGTAGTGACTCCGCTCGGCTTTTCGGCTCGGAAAGGGAAAGAGATGGCGGAACTGCGAATTTTGGAGAAAGCGACAGTCGAAGTTGTAGATGGGATCATTACCTATGTCGGTCCCAACCGGGGTGAAGTGCGTGATGGATATTATCATCACTTCTGGCATTACAATGCTCGTGGGAAGTGTCTCTTGCCGGGTTTTGTCGATTCACATACCCATTTCGTATTTGGGGGAGAGCGGGCCGAAGAATTTTCGTGGCGCCTCAAAGGGGAGAGTTATATGTCTATCATGCAACGTGGCGGCGGTATAGCCAGTACAGTACAGGCTACCCGTGAACTCTCTTTCATTCATTTGCGCTCTAAGGCAGAAGGACTCCTCAAGAAGATGACAGCCATGGGAATTACGACCGTCGAAGGCAAGAGCGGATACGGTCTGAACCGCGAAACGGAATTGTTGCAACTCAAGGTGATGCGCAGCCTGAATAAAGATGAGGGTGTACGGGTGGATATTGTGCCTACTTTCCTGGGTGCACATGCGTTGCCTGACGAATATAAAGAGCGTCCTGATGATTATATTGACTTCCTGATCCGTGAGTTACTTCCGGTGATTCAGCGGGATTCACTGGCTGAATTTTGTGATGTGTTCTGCGAAGAAGGCGTTTTCTCCATCGAACAGTCACGTCGTTTGCTTACAGCTGCCGGAGATTATGGTCTCTTACCAAAACTTCATGCCGACGAGATTGTCCCTTTGGGAGGTGCCGAACTGGCTGCCGAATTGGGAGCTGTATCTGCCGACCATCTGCTTCATGCTTCCGATGCCGGTATCGAAGCCATGGCGCGTAAGGGAGTGGTTGCCACACTCCTCCCGCTCACAGCGTTTGCCTTGAAGGAGCCTTATGCACGGGGACGCGACATGATTGATGCCGGATGTGCCGTAGCCCTGGCTACCGACCTGAATCCGGGCAGTTGTTTCTCCGGTTCCATTCCACTGACGTTTGCCTTAGCCTGCATTCACATGCAGCTCACTGTAGAAGAAGCAATTACGGCCCTTACCCTGAATGGGGCGGCTGCACTCAACCGTGCCGACTCTATCGGCAGTATCGAAGTGGGTAAAAAAGGCGACTTCGTAGTGCTCGACTCCGATAATTACCATATTCTTCCCTATTATGTCGGGATGAATTGTGTAAATACGACTATCAAAGGCGGAATGCTTTATCCGTCTGTCTGA
- a CDS encoding TetR/AcrR family transcriptional regulator, protein MIENAKENSQRVELKDRIIETASEAFTTHGIKSITMDDIAASLGISKRTLYEVFQDKESLLTQCILKRQEEMNAFLAETLANSKNVLEVILVCYQRSIETFHRTNKRFFEDIKKYPKVHSLLKNYRERDSDSTIEFFKMGIKQGIFRDDVNFAIVNLLVHEQLDLLMNTDICNKYSFLEVYEAIMFTYIRGISTEKGAKVLEDFITEYRKQRIH, encoded by the coding sequence ATGATTGAGAATGCGAAAGAGAACTCACAAAGAGTAGAATTGAAAGACAGAATTATTGAGACAGCTTCGGAGGCTTTTACTACACATGGTATCAAGAGTATAACGATGGACGACATAGCCGCGTCCTTGGGTATATCAAAACGTACACTTTACGAAGTGTTTCAGGATAAAGAGAGCTTGCTGACCCAGTGTATTTTAAAACGTCAGGAAGAGATGAATGCTTTTCTGGCAGAGACCTTGGCCAACTCAAAGAATGTTCTTGAAGTCATTCTTGTGTGTTATCAGCGGAGCATTGAGACATTCCATCGGACTAACAAGCGTTTTTTTGAAGATATAAAGAAGTATCCGAAAGTACACAGTCTGCTGAAGAACTATCGGGAGCGGGACTCGGACAGTACGATCGAATTTTTTAAGATGGGCATTAAACAGGGCATATTCAGGGATGATGTCAATTTTGCCATTGTCAACCTGCTGGTTCACGAACAGCTCGACTTATTGATGAATACGGATATTTGCAACAAATACTCCTTCCTTGAGGTTTACGAAGCGATTATGTTTACCTACATCCGGGGAATCTCGACAGAGAAAGGGGCAAAGGTATTGGAAGATTTTATAACGGAATATAGAAAACAAAGGATACACTAA
- a CDS encoding cyclodeaminase/cyclohydrolase family protein encodes MLAELTVKEFLDKVAGSDPVPGGGSVAALNGAVASALTAMVAGLTIGKKGYEEHEELMKHISRLSIRQQELFVEYIDRDSEAYDHVFGCFKLPKSTDEEKAARSAAIQEATRFAALVPMQVARNACELMEIIADVARLGNQNAITDACVAMMAARSAVLGALLNVRINLGSLKDKTFVDELKREADHLEQLACMREKELLEVVNQELNQ; translated from the coding sequence ATGTTAGCAGAATTGACCGTAAAAGAATTTTTAGATAAAGTAGCCGGTAGTGATCCTGTACCCGGAGGCGGCAGTGTGGCTGCTCTTAACGGTGCGGTGGCCTCGGCGCTGACTGCAATGGTGGCCGGACTTACCATCGGGAAGAAAGGATACGAAGAACATGAAGAGTTGATGAAGCATATTTCCCGTCTGAGCATCCGGCAGCAGGAGCTTTTTGTTGAATACATTGACCGTGATTCCGAGGCATACGACCATGTTTTCGGTTGTTTCAAGTTACCCAAATCTACAGATGAAGAAAAGGCCGCTCGTAGTGCTGCTATCCAGGAGGCCACTCGTTTTGCGGCCCTCGTTCCGATGCAGGTGGCGCGCAATGCCTGTGAGCTGATGGAGATCATAGCTGATGTAGCGCGTTTAGGCAATCAGAATGCCATTACGGACGCATGTGTAGCCATGATGGCTGCCCGTTCGGCAGTATTGGGCGCTTTGCTGAACGTCCGCATCAATCTGGGTTCGCTCAAGGATAAAACCTTTGTTGACGAGCTGAAGCGGGAAGCCGACCATTTGGAACAATTGGCATGCATGCGTGAGAAAGAATTACTTGAAGTTGTCAACCAAGAACTGAACCAATGA
- a CDS encoding TolC family protein, whose amino-acid sequence MNKMKCFLSKKMLLAVVVLLSVGYVQAQEAKDIVLLTLDKALEIALSENPTMKVAGQEIQLKKEAKKEAYGGLFPEVSLTGSYSRTLKKQTMVMDFGGESQTIQVGSDNSYNGGLNVSLPVFAPTLYKSINLTKTDVELAVEKARSSKLDLVNQVTKAYYQLLLAQDSYKVLLQSYAQAEANYEVVKAKYEQGTVSEYDKIRADVQVRSLKPSVVSAGNGVNLARLQLQVLMGMDTEVEIAADGNLKDYEMVMFRRQMESNQLNLNNNSDLKQLDLNADLLKKTLAVQRTNFMPTLAASFNYSYTSLNNDFKMSHYKWFPYSTVGLSLSIPLFKASNFTKVKQTKIQMQQLAENRINVYRQLTMQATSYLDNMAASTEQVVSNKEGIVQAEKGRLIAQKRYEVGKGTILELNDSEVALTQAQLTYNQSIYDYLVAKADLDQVLGREEVTE is encoded by the coding sequence ATGAACAAAATGAAATGTTTCTTAAGCAAAAAGATGCTTTTGGCGGTGGTTGTACTGCTCTCGGTGGGTTATGTACAGGCACAGGAGGCAAAGGACATCGTGCTACTGACGCTTGACAAAGCACTGGAAATTGCATTGAGCGAAAACCCCACAATGAAAGTGGCCGGCCAAGAGATTCAGCTGAAAAAAGAGGCTAAGAAGGAGGCATACGGCGGACTATTTCCGGAGGTTTCATTGACGGGTTCTTACTCGCGGACACTAAAAAAACAGACAATGGTGATGGACTTTGGCGGAGAATCGCAGACCATCCAGGTAGGTTCGGACAACTCGTATAACGGAGGACTCAATGTGAGTCTCCCTGTATTTGCTCCGACGCTTTACAAGAGTATCAATCTGACCAAGACAGATGTGGAACTGGCTGTTGAAAAAGCACGCTCGTCGAAACTAGACTTGGTGAATCAGGTGACCAAGGCATATTATCAGTTGTTGTTGGCCCAGGACAGCTACAAAGTGCTCCTGCAGAGTTATGCGCAGGCAGAAGCCAACTATGAAGTGGTGAAAGCCAAATATGAGCAGGGAACGGTTAGCGAGTATGATAAGATACGCGCCGACGTACAGGTGCGTAGCCTGAAACCCTCGGTAGTATCTGCCGGTAACGGAGTGAATCTTGCCCGCTTGCAGTTGCAGGTACTGATGGGTATGGATACGGAGGTGGAAATTGCTGCCGATGGTAATCTGAAGGACTATGAAATGGTGATGTTCCGTCGTCAGATGGAAAGCAACCAGTTGAATCTGAATAACAACAGCGATTTGAAGCAGTTGGACTTAAATGCCGACTTGTTGAAGAAAACACTGGCTGTGCAGCGAACCAATTTCATGCCGACATTGGCTGCATCGTTCAACTATTCGTATACATCGCTGAATAATGACTTCAAGATGTCGCATTACAAGTGGTTCCCATATTCTACTGTCGGTCTGAGTCTGAGTATCCCTTTGTTTAAGGCAAGTAACTTTACGAAGGTAAAGCAAACTAAGATCCAGATGCAGCAACTGGCCGAGAACCGCATCAACGTATATCGCCAACTCACCATGCAAGCCACCAGTTATCTGGATAATATGGCTGCAAGTACCGAGCAGGTAGTCAGCAACAAAGAAGGAATCGTACAGGCGGAAAAAGGACGTTTGATAGCCCAAAAACGTTATGAAGTAGGTAAAGGGACTATCCTTGAATTGAACGATTCGGAAGTGGCGCTGACACAGGCCCAGTTGACTTACAACCAGTCTATCTACGACTATTTGGTTGCTAAGGCTGATCTCGATCAGGTATTGGGAAGAGAAGAAGTAACAGAGTAA
- the ftcD gene encoding glutamate formimidoyltransferase, whose product MNWNKIVECVPNFSEGRDLEKIDRIVAPFRARSGVKLLDYSNDEDHNRLVVTLIGEPEALRDAVIEAIGVAVELIDLNHHRGQHPRMGAVDVVPFIPIKNVTMDEAVSLSREIGEKVAGLYHLPVFLYEKSATAPHRENLAAVRKGEFEGMAEKMKLPEWHPDYGPAGCHPTAGVVAIGARMPLVAYNINLSTDNLEIATKIAKNIRHINGGLRYVKAMGVELKERNITQVSINITDYTRTALYRAFELVRIEARRYGVTILGSEIVGLVPMEALIDTASYYLGLENFSMRQVLESRIME is encoded by the coding sequence ATGAACTGGAATAAAATAGTAGAATGCGTCCCCAACTTCAGTGAAGGGCGGGATCTGGAAAAGATAGATCGTATTGTCGCTCCGTTCCGTGCCCGGTCTGGGGTGAAATTGCTCGATTATAGCAATGATGAAGATCACAACCGACTGGTAGTAACCCTTATCGGCGAGCCGGAAGCTCTGCGTGATGCTGTTATCGAGGCTATTGGAGTGGCTGTGGAATTGATAGATCTTAATCACCACCGGGGGCAGCATCCCCGCATGGGGGCCGTTGATGTAGTGCCCTTTATTCCCATTAAAAACGTGACGATGGACGAAGCCGTCTCTCTTTCCCGGGAGATAGGAGAGAAGGTAGCCGGGCTTTATCACCTTCCTGTCTTCCTTTATGAGAAATCGGCGACAGCCCCTCATCGTGAAAATCTGGCAGCTGTTCGCAAAGGAGAGTTCGAAGGGATGGCCGAGAAGATGAAACTGCCCGAATGGCATCCCGATTACGGTCCTGCCGGATGCCATCCTACAGCCGGGGTAGTCGCTATCGGTGCCCGTATGCCGCTGGTGGCTTATAATATCAATCTGAGTACTGATAATCTTGAAATTGCAACCAAGATAGCCAAAAATATCCGTCATATCAATGGTGGTTTGCGTTATGTCAAAGCGATGGGGGTAGAACTGAAGGAACGGAACATTACCCAGGTGTCTATCAACATTACCGACTATACCCGTACGGCACTTTATCGTGCTTTCGAGTTGGTGCGCATCGAAGCCCGTCGCTATGGAGTGACCATTCTCGGTAGCGAAATCGTAGGGCTCGTCCCGATGGAAGCACTGATCGATACTGCTTCCTACTACCTCGGTCTGGAGAATTTCTCCATGCGGCAAGTGCTTGAATCACGTATAATGGAATAG